CTAAGGCCCCCTACAGCGTGTTCCGCTGACTTATGGCTGTAGCAAACAGTCGTCAACAGCAAATTACCTGTTCCCACGCCCCCCCACGCGGCGACATGTTCAGAAAAACGGCCTTAAAACTCTGAATTTGCCACGTAATCTGCCGCGCCCTGAAAAACGGTGTGAACTTTCGCCGCGTTATGCGTTACCCATAGCAGTAGAGGTTCAGACGATTTTGTGGGCGTCGCACGGTCGGTCGTGGTGAGAGCAGTTTCCCCATTGTTGTGAACGGTTGGGGCTCGTGGGGAACAGCCTTCAGAATTCGAAAAGCTTGATCCGCGGCCGCAAGTCAGCAAGATTCGCTGTAGAATCTCGATAGTAAAGGATTGCGAACCGTTACGACGTTCGCACGCCTTTGTTCCATCGGGGACTTATCGCAGAAACGCAATATGGATCGCGTCAGGTCAGACATCCCAAACTTCCCGAACGGAGTTTCCGACTCAGACGCCCCCCTTTCGCCTTCCACCGGTTGCCCAGCTCGCACATCCGTGCTGACTGATGTCCAGCGGCGAACGCGAGCCCGTCGGCCGCGACGCGGAAAAGTGCCCGCGTGGACTCTGTGGGTGGCCAGACAGGCCGGTCGAATTCAAAAGTTCTTCTCGCAGACGCTGCCTGTTTGGATCGCTCAGCACCGTGAAGAAATGGTGAGCTACGCGATCAGTTTCGTCATCCTTAGCCTGTCTGCGCTGATAATGGCATTGTGGGCGTTGCCGCCCGCGACCACGGAACGGTTGTTCGGTTTGGTCGTGACGCGAACTGAACTGCCCGACGACGATCTGGTTGTGGTCGACGTGGCGGAAGTCGTTCAGCCCGACGATCTACGCGACTTGAAGGTCAACAGCAACCTGAAAGCACTGTTGTCGAATCTGGACGACGGAGATTCGTCCGCCGAAATTAACGATCCGGTCGACCGCGACCTGACGCTGGATATCGAACCCACGGATGCTCAGATGGAGGCCGTTTTTAAGCAGGGCGAATTCGGCGGACGTTCCACGGCTGGTCGTCGAGCGGCCGTGCAGAAGTATGGTGGCACGGCCGCCAGTGAAAAATCCGTCAACATGGGGCTGGCCTGGTTGGCGGGGCTTCAACGCGATGATGGTTCGTGGAACCTATCCGCGCCCGGTCCAGACGCGGAGCCCGGAATTTTTCAACGCACGGAAGTTGGCGCCACGTCTTTGGCGCTGCTGTGTTTTCTGGGAGCCGGGCATACTCACGCCAACGACGGGCCCTACCGTGAAATCGTTCACAAAGGCCTGGCGTACATTGGTTCGCAGGCGGAAATCGTTCAGGGCACGGCCGATTTGCGAGGTGCGTCGGAAGGCAACGCCGGGATGTACGTGCAGGGACTGGCCACGATCTGTATCAGCGAAGCTCACGCGCTGGACCCCGCCGACACGGATCTTCGGCAGCTCACGCAGATGGCCGTGCGATTCATCGAACGAGCACAGGATCCAGCCGGCGGAGGCTGGCGCTATCGTCCAAGGCAGGCGGGTGACACGTCAGTCGTTGGCTGGCAGGTGATGGCTCTGCAAAGCGCGAAGGCCGGACGGATTAAAGTGTCCAGCAGCGTGCTGCGGGAAGCTCGCCAGTTTCTGCACGCCGCACGCGGCGACGACGACGGAGCGACCTACCGCTACACGCCCAATCGAGGCAACGCGACGAATTCGATGACGGCCGTTGGTCTGTTGTGTCGGATGTATCTGGGGTGGGGCAAAGACCACAAGCCGCTGCAAAAAGGCGTACAGCGGCTTTCGGCCGTCGGCCCCAGCAGCCGCGACGTCTACTACAACTACTACGCGACTCAGGTGCTACGCCACTTCGGCGGCGACTTGTGGGACAAATGGAACCTGCAAATGCGAGAACAGCTTGTGACCACTCAAATCACGGAAGGTCCCGCCGCCGGAAGCTGGGCCCCCACCGACAATCATGGCATTCAGGGCGGCCAGATCTACCAAACCGCACTCAGCATCCTCACGCTTGAGGTCTACTACCGCCACCTGCCGCTGTACAGGCGACTTGAAGCTACAGTGTCTGAGTAGCCTTGGCGTGAGCTCACGAACCATGACTGGCCGCGTCGCTGCTGCCTTCACATTTCAGAATTCACACACGGAGACCCGTTTGAAATTTCCCTGATCCCGGCTGCCTCGCGTCGAGTCACCCCACAACTGGACGCGCTTGCAACACAGCGTGAGCCCAACAACTTCATGAATGACCGACGATCGAGCCCATAACAGTTTCTGTGCTCCGGAACGGAGAACACCGTCGACAACCGCATAACAAAACACAAAACCGTCTGGCGGCCGCTTAGACACGCATTGCGTGTGATGCACTCTAAGAACCCCTAACAACACCTGTGTGAGCCGCGACGTTTGTGGTTTCGTTTCAGGCAAGAAGTGAGGAGGAGGCGACAAGTGTCGTCGACGACGAACGACGCCGCCTGAGGCGGAACCACAAGCGGCCCGGAGGGTTGCGACGACAGTAGCCGATCTGCGGCGTCAGCGCTCCTCGACGACATCTGTCGCCTCGTCACTTTTCCTTGCATCTCGACCACTGTCGTCACAACGCGGCCACACAGGCTTTGTTAGGGGTTCTAAGGTGCGAAGCTGACCGCCGAACGGCTGTGCCCGTCGTCTTCGGTTTGAACACGAACAGATGTTTGAAGCAGCCAGCTCTTGCAAGAAAGCTGAGCGAGACTTCGTTAAGAAACGCCACGCAGCAACACGGATGAAGGAAGCGTCAAACGAAAACCGACAAGGATAAGTCGTAGCGAGTTGGAGGGCAAAAAACTCTCCAACAAAAAAAACTACAACTTCTTTCCCCGATAAAAATACGCGCTACTTGACTTATCACGACATACAGATGTTATGTGACCGCGAGCATGGGGAATCAGGGTTGATTCTCAATGGTTTGACGCGTTGCCGGGCAGAATGACGTCGCAATAGTCGAGCAGCTTGTCGCCACGGTCGTCGAGGCATACATCGGGTTTCGGTAAGAATGCCACGAAACAGTCCGCAATATCGAGTGATTTTGCGACATCGCGGGCATAGTCGCCACCTCCGCGCGACCAGCAGTAGAGCGTATGACCAGCGGCATGCATCCGGCGCACGTAATCCGCGCTGGCGGGCATGGGAATCTGCGTGGTGCCAACAGTGCGGATCAACGTGTCATCGACGTCGATGTAGATAACGCGTTTACGATCCATCGAGTGCCTCGGTCACATAACGGAAGGTTTTTACGACACCGCCCTGAACGAAGCGAACGATGCCTGAACTACGAGAAATTGTACCAAAGCCAGCCTGCGTTGACAAAGTTGGAAGGTGTGCCGAAGGCCCCAGCGTAAAAACCATGACACTGTTCATGTCGTGATGAGTTTGGAAATCTGGTCTGATGTTCAGGCGGATGGAACTCTCACTTCTTTACAAGGACAGACACATGGCTTTTTACCCTACTCAGCACGAACTTTATTGCGGCGTCGATCTGCACGCCAGGCGGATGTACACCTGCATCGTCGACTCCGATGGCAAGACCGTCTTCCATAAGAATCTGCACTG
This DNA window, taken from Fuerstiella marisgermanici, encodes the following:
- a CDS encoding hydrolase, producing the protein MDRKRVIYIDVDDTLIRTVGTTQIPMPASADYVRRMHAAGHTLYCWSRGGGDYARDVAKSLDIADCFVAFLPKPDVCLDDRGDKLLDYCDVILPGNASNH
- a CDS encoding prenyltransferase/squalene oxidase repeat-containing protein, whose translation is MDRVRSDIPNFPNGVSDSDAPLSPSTGCPARTSVLTDVQRRTRARRPRRGKVPAWTLWVARQAGRIQKFFSQTLPVWIAQHREEMVSYAISFVILSLSALIMALWALPPATTERLFGLVVTRTELPDDDLVVVDVAEVVQPDDLRDLKVNSNLKALLSNLDDGDSSAEINDPVDRDLTLDIEPTDAQMEAVFKQGEFGGRSTAGRRAAVQKYGGTAASEKSVNMGLAWLAGLQRDDGSWNLSAPGPDAEPGIFQRTEVGATSLALLCFLGAGHTHANDGPYREIVHKGLAYIGSQAEIVQGTADLRGASEGNAGMYVQGLATICISEAHALDPADTDLRQLTQMAVRFIERAQDPAGGGWRYRPRQAGDTSVVGWQVMALQSAKAGRIKVSSSVLREARQFLHAARGDDDGATYRYTPNRGNATNSMTAVGLLCRMYLGWGKDHKPLQKGVQRLSAVGPSSRDVYYNYYATQVLRHFGGDLWDKWNLQMREQLVTTQITEGPAAGSWAPTDNHGIQGGQIYQTALSILTLEVYYRHLPLYRRLEATVSE